The sequence ACCGGTGTCCACCACGGTGAAATCCCGCCCGGCCCATTCCGCCGGATAGCTCACCCGGTCCCGGGTGACGCCCGGGGTGTCCTGCACCACGGCGACCCGGCGGCCGAGGAACCTGTTCACCAGGGTCGACTTGCCCACGTTCGGGCGGCCGATCACCGCGAGCACCGGAGGCGGCCCGGCCGCCTCGCCGGCCTCAGCACCGCTGGCCTGGTCCTCGAGCAGGCGCAGGTCCGCCTCGTCCAGGGCGTAGTCGGCCAGGCCCGCGCGCAGCGATTCGGCCCGCTGGGCTTCCTCCGCGGTCTCCGGGAGGTCGCCCGGCAGAGCCGGGTCGTGGTCGGGGCGGGAGTCCGCGGGCTCGTCAGTCACGCCCGCTATTGTCCCCGGTCCGCATCGATGCTGTCGAACGCGGTACGCGGCGCGGCAACGTGGCTCAGATCTCGGTGCTGTCCGGTAGCGGGATGCCGTACTCGGCGGCCGAACCGTGCACATGGTCGCTGAGCCGGGTCTGGATCCGGCCCATCGCCTCCGACACGGCAGCGCGCCCGATCCCGGCCTCGGGGTCCACCGCGGCGAACGGCTCGCCGAACACCACGGTGAGCCGTTCCCGCGGGTGCGGGATGTGACCAGGCTTCTTCCCGCTCGGCCGGGTGCCGAGGATCGCCGCCGGCAGCACCGGCGCACCGGAGCGCACCGCGAGCCAGGCAATCCCCGCCTTCGTCGCTTTCACGTCTCCGCGCCCGCGTGATCCTTCCGGGAACACCCCCACCAGCCGGTCCTCGTTCAGCATCGCCAGTGCGGTCTGCAGAGCAGCCCGGCCATTGCGGCGATCCACCGGGATCTGCCCGGCGTTACGCATCAGGAAGCCGATCACCCCGGAGAAC is a genomic window of Ruania zhangjianzhongii containing:
- a CDS encoding lysophospholipid acyltransferase family protein is translated as MNAPDAKASPGQAITPDQIKRWGPTWSRRVGWLLAHGLWNTRVIGGEHVPRTGRLLIAANHTGIIDGPLLHGVIPRESHIIIKEEMFSGVIGFLMRNAGQIPVDRRNGRAALQTALAMLNEDRLVGVFPEGSRGRGDVKATKAGIAWLAVRSGAPVLPAAILGTRPSGKKPGHIPHPRERLTVVFGEPFAAVDPEAGIGRAAVSEAMGRIQTRLSDHVHGSAAEYGIPLPDSTEI